In Paroedura picta isolate Pp20150507F chromosome 15, Ppicta_v3.0, whole genome shotgun sequence, the genomic window aagtagcacaacaaaactagagtcccaataacacctttaagaccaacaaagattgattcaaggcgggagctttgaatcaatctttgttggtcttaaaggcgctattggGACTCTAGTTTTGTTGTCAGTTGCTATCAACGAACAAAGCCACATGACTGTTGTGTGCCACTCTTGACACATATGCGCAATATAGAACAGTTCTACTACCGTCCCTAGAATGAGGCCTGCCTGTCAGGGGCTGATAACTCGGTCTTAAAAGCATTATAGCCAAGACAGAGGGATGTGGTGGAAATGAGGCCTGTGTGTCGGGCTGACAGCGTACCCATCCCCtagtccaggagtggccaaactgtggctctccagaggtccatggactacaattcccatgagcccctgccagtatgctctcaggggatcatgggaattgtagtccacggacatctgaagagccccagTTAGACCCTTTGGCAGCCGGCGATTCAAGGTGGGAACCACTCGCCAACTGTGTGCCTCGCCAAGACGTGACCTTGCCTGCTTTCCTGTGACAATGGGTAGatgtcacaaggggggggggtgttcagaaGAGCCCGTGGCTTCTCAGCCTCCTTTGCGCCAGCCCATAATCGTTCTCTGTAGGGAGCAAAGAGCCAGTTTCTGCGTGTTTCCAAGAGAGGCCACAAGATGGCAAGCTGCGTCAAGTTTTCCGGctctgcttccccttccctccctctgttctaCCCTGCGGAGGGGAGGAGCAGCTTGTCCCGGCAGCCTCAAGCTGCCGTCATGGACGTTTCCGGCATCTGCGCAACCTTGAGCCGAGCGGCCAGGCGGCAGAGCTGTTTACACATGCACTTCCATGGGATCAACAGAGCTTTACTGGGAAGAGCCTAGCAGCTGGGCCCAGGTGCGTGGGGACCCTCTGGCCCAGGAAGTCTGCCCCGGTCAGTGCCTTGCTTTATGCCTCTTGGGTCCCAGCGCTGTTGTGGCCTCTGTTTGGCCAAAGGAACTTGCGCTGAAGGGCATAGCCCTTGTCAGAAGCGTGAGACTTCCATGGGGTCTCGGACACCAGCCCCTTAGCAACTGACCATGCCATGTTTGGTCTTCCTGTTACTGAGGTGACGTAAGAAATCCTTCCCTTTCACCCAGCCCGTCGTCCACATTCTGTTTACTCCAGCTCTGTAAATAGCCGTTTCCCTGTCCTAGGAATTATTTCTGCTCTCCAGGCAGCGCAGTGTCGTGAGAAGAACCCCTTCCCCCTTAGACACAAATTTCTCGAGAGGCTCCAGAGCCatgcaggaagctgccttctagtGAGTCAGGCTGTTGGTAGTCCATAGTGTCTGCTGGActggcaggagacctccaggttcTCAGGGCAAAGCCATCTTCCCCAGCGTGTTGCTAACTAACTTAGATCTTTAAAGATCAACTTAGATCTTTAAAGATCTAAGATGCTGGAGACTGAttgtgggaccttctgcgtgctaTAAGATTTGCTTGGGCCCAGTCCCTCCTtatggtcattttctccaagcagGCAGAACCTCTCTAGAACTTGTACTTCACATGCCCCACCCAAAGCCCCTTGAAGGCTTTCATAACGGTGGTGAAGCCAATGCGGAGATCCGAAGAGCGTTGGGCGCCGCTGggtgtcctccccctcccctcccctccgcgaaGCCCTTCTTTAGCAAGCAGCAGTTTCCTGGCAGTGGCTTTTGTTTTGGAAGCCAGGGCCAGCTTGGAGTTCCTGTGTTTGTaactgggaagaggaggggcccgcTCCTCAAGGTAGCTGTGCCCTACTGTAGCCTCTGGACATGACACCTTTAAGAACGGGTGGTTTATTTCACTCCCCAAACACTTCCTGGCCTCAGGTGCCATGTTCCCCTCCTCTGTCCAGCGGTAGAAGTTGAAAATGGCCCCCGGaactcgctcccccccccccagttgttgtTTCAGCTGCAGGAGCCGAAGTGATGTTGGCTGGCAGGCACGGGTCTCTTGCCACACAGGTGCTGTTTGCAAAGTATTTATATCCTCTCCGCGGAGCTCTTCGAAAGCCGGCACTGTTTCGAGACAGCCCAGGACTTCATCGGCCAtccttcccttctgccttttAAGTTGTGACTTGGGTGGGGTGAGGGAGGCCTTGCAAACCCTgaagctttggggagggaggcgACCCTGGCGTTCTCCTCCCTTCCGTCCCCTCTGTCTCTCCACTACCCCCTCCCAAGGGTCCTCAAACACAGGCCGCCTTTCTGCCCCTTGCTGAGTGGGCTCCAGCGTGCAAAAAGGCTGGCcaggcagctttgagcctccggggCTGCTTCTTAACCTGAAGAAGCCCGGGGTTATTTGTGTTGCTCTTGGCCGAGGCGGCCTGGCCCTTTTCAAACGCGGAGGTGCGGAGTGGGGAGCCGGCCCCGTGCTGTTTGTGTTGGAGCCGCTGCAGAGGGAATTAGTTCAACTCCGCCGCTAATTGCTCCTGAAGTGCACGGCTCCGTGGAAAGCGCGCAGCCGGGCAGGGAGTGACTCAGAGCAACCGTCCACCCTGGCAAGCTGTCGTGGGAGCTCTCCGTGAGCTGGGCCCCGTCGGAGGGGGAAGAGCCCTTTGGCCGTTGTCCGTCAGGCTTGCCCGTTGAGTGTGGCGCTGTGGCTCTTGGCAGGACTGTCAAGTTGAAGGGGGCtttcaaaagatgttcagagatggttggtCATCGTCTGCCTCTGCGACACGACCCTGGcgttcctcggaggtctcccatccaaataccagcctgcttcgaccctgcttagcttctgagatctgctgagattgggttagcctagggggtagtcaaactgccgccctccagaggtccatggactacagttgtgGAGAACCAGCTGACTTGGCTGTTGGAGACTACGTTTGCAGGGTCCCCAAGTGTTATAAAAACCAAATCAGTTGACAAAATCTGTCCTGGAGATGTGCTTTAAGACTCCGTAGAGAAAATCACAGGTATGAGTTGTACCCGTCTCTGTTTGGGTCCGTGGCGCTGACTCTCACCCCCTCCCCGCAACAGAGTTCTTTTTGATCGAAAGGACAGCGTGGTCAGGATcagctccccccctctccttccctccccagtgcTCTAGCCTAGATCCAATATGAGGTAGCATAGCCCTCTGTGTTACGCTAAAAGTTCTGCTTCATTTTGCTGCAGGCCTCGCCTCTAGCATAAGAAGGAGCCCCACTGGCTCAGACCAGTGGCCCGTCTGTTCCAGCACCCTGCTTCGCACAACCttttactctggagggccaatgacaGGACATTACATTGCATTGGACCATCCAGGCCAGTATTGtccgctcagactggcagctgctctccaaggccaCGTGCAGAGGTCTTTCGTGTCCCCTACGGCCGGGCCCTTTTAACTCGAGGTGCCGGGGAATGGATCTGGGTCCTTATGTATGCCCAGCAGTTGCAcaaccaaggcctttccctgcttTTGAGGTCTTCTCCCACAGCCCCggtattcttttttttggggggggggggctgtttttttttaatgcatgggAAAACAGCTTGAACAGACTCCCTTTGCCAACAGTGCCCTCCCCTTGCAGGTAGCAAAGCCAACCTGAGCCTCCGCGGGGGCCGAAAGAGGTGCCCCCGCCTTGCGTTGGCGCGACCCGAACGGAAGGCAGGTTACGGGGGCCTACAAGCAGCAAGAGGCTAATCtctgggaggggagaaagagagcaggAAACAAGGAAGACTTGCTTAGGGGAACAATACACACTTGTCAGGGCTCTGCCGCTTAAGATAGCTTTACACAGAACGAGCAGCCCGAGCGGGATAATTATAATACCCCCGAGGTGGGAGAAATTAATAACTCAGCCGCTGAGTAAAACGatctgcaccctccctccctaaccCGGtcaggagagaggggggaggggggcttccggTGTTTCGACATGGGGGGGAGCAAAGGGTTAAAAAGTGGCACAGGTGAAGTTTGCCGTGCTTATCTGGAAGCGGAGAGGCAGGTAAAGGGGATAAAATGACACTGTGCTTGGAGCCACGCACTATGGGGGAATTATCTAAGGATCAGAGATTTTGGAATTTGGAAGGTAATAGCGGCGGCGGGGAGAGAACCAGTGAACGTTAAGCCCCCTGGAAGGAACGGGTGGCTTTCGAGGGCTGGTCAATTCTTCGGAGATTCCCCATTAGGAGGAAGACCTTCCGTGAGCAAGCCGGCTCACTGCGTTGTGACTGGAGTCTACCCCTGCTGCCTCACATCGACCTGCAGGCCCGCAGGCCCGCGCGTACATCCTGAATCGGAAACCCTGGAAAAGTTGCATCATGGAAACGGAGATTTTGAGCATGTTGGGTGAACCCACCCTGCTGGGATTACcgccagctccctccctccctcccaccgagcctgcctgcttatgtttactATCCGCAAGTCTAAGCCCACCTTTTTTCCCCCCCCTCCGAGGAGGCCAGTCGccaggagttctcccagaataacAATTTATCTCCAGAATACTGAGATCAATTTCCCCTGAGAAAATCACCGCTTCAGAGAGTGAATGTGAGGGCCTCAATGCCATCCCCAGGTTCCAGCCCTTGGAAGCCCAGGGATTTCTCACCCCGGAGCTGGCAGCCCGACGTTTCTTCCAACTCTGCATCTTCCCTGCATACTCTGCTGCACCGAAGGCTTCTGCCACCAAAGGGCCACAGCTCCGGGGCTCAAGCGCGTGCTTCGATTGCCAGACGCCCCCAGTTCTATCCACGTCTGGACCGTTTCAGGTAGCGGATCTTAGGAAGGGCCTTTCTTGGTTCGGCAGCCTGGGGAAAGCTCCTCCTGGTCAGGGTAGACAGCGCTGAGTTAGAGGGGCCTGTGGCCTGGCGGCGTCTGCTCATGTGTCAGCATCTCATTTTTCGTTGGTCAGGAGAAGGAAACCAGCAGTGCTGACCGCTTTCCTTttacttttcctttctttctggctTGTCTGCTTGTTGTcgctctctcttctcccccccccccccacctcttcttTCTAGTCATGGCCCTTTGTTGGCAGGGGGTAAGGGGTGGCCCTTGAAAATGAGTTGGCCACGCATGTGCGTAATCCctcctgcgggagctttcggcatcCCGCAGGAcccgcaaaacggagctcttccactgggtctatggcaggggtagtcaaactgcggccctccaaatgtccatggactacaattcccatgagcccctgccagcatgctggcaggggctcatgggaattgtagtccatggacatctggagggccgcagtttgactacctcagGTCTATGCTTTAGGCTGGCGCATtaaggaagatctgccccccccttccaggatagagcaGTGTGAATGGTAACTTGCACGttccatctcccacccccctctatgAGATTATTATTGGTGGAATGACAATGATTTGAGTTCTTTTTTTCCGCCGTGTTTCCTTTTTTCTCACTGTGATTACTTGGACCTGTgttctgtttttatgtctgggggttttGCTGGGATTTTATGCAGACTATTGGAATCCACCACGAGCTACCTGGGTGCGGTGAGTAATAAATTGTAGCAACAACAACGACTCCTGCATCCCTTGGATCTGCATGGCCACCGCATCAGTCCCTGCTTCTTCCCGTGTGTTTTTTGTAGTTTTTCTAGGCAGCTAGAAGTTTCTCTCTCGTTAGGCTGCATTTGCAAGGGCACCGCGTGAGGTGCCCGGACTTCGCGTCTGTAACCACAGGGACTGGCAACACGCTGAAGCACAAAGCCGACAAGCCGTTCAGCGCTGCAAAATTCTGCACGATGCCGCCCGTAGAGAACATTAGCAGCGGTGGGCCTTCAGCTGTCCCTTTCTCCCCCTTGGCTCAGTATCCGGAGAGCGAGGAAGGAGCTTAAAGGAGAGGAACACATAATTGCagattttttgaaaaagaaaacatataGGAAAGCGCCACTAAAATGTGTGAGTCAGGCTGCACGGTGGAAACTTTGCCGCCGATTGTGCAGGATGACAACCGGAGACGGAGGTTCGGAAAACGAGAGCCAAGCGTACCGTGTGGTTTTGGAAGAGCAGCATCCAGAATCtcgcaccaggccaaattctgAGGCCAAATTTCGTGCcacagggaaggaggaaagggaagtggtCAGGGCTGGCTTGGCCATCTCTCACGTGCCAAGTGCTGGGTCAGCCAAAAATGGActgactcagagagagagagagagacccaaaaGTCCAGGGTGGCAGCTGTTCAAGGTTGCTTCCCCAGCACTGGGTGAATTCTCGTGTGCTAGGGACTCTTGTGCCTGTCGGTTGACTAATCCTCTTCTGGAAGGGACTGCTTGTCCAACGACGCCTTCTGACCCCAGCAGGAAGTTGCTTATGTGGGTGTCGTACGTTTGCCGTTGCAAAAAGGTCTTTTGGGAAACATGTCCAGCGGTGCTCCTGAGTGATGAGATTGGGGCGCAGGGCGACTGAAGCAGGGTCCATCTCTACGCCTGCACGGACATTTGGAGTAGTTTCAGGAGGGTCGCCGTTTTGGTCCGCAGCTCGATGATTGAGGCCAGTGCCAATTTAAAGACGAATAAGATGGTCAGGTTTTAAGCTTCCAAGAGTCACcccctccctttgtcagacacagCAGAGGAGAAATGTAGGCTGGAGTCCTTTTGTCCTGGTcagaatgtgggagagaggaccttATGTTATTTGGGGATTTATTTGTTTCTAAATGCATTATTTGGAAAAGAGAAGGTGGGCGGTCAGAACACAACCGTGCCCACTCGGAGCCCTCTGCCGCTGGCGGACGGGCTGCAATGGACGTTTTGAGGCTGCCTCCGTCCTTGCAGAAGAGGCCGAGAACACAGAGGGGCCCATTCCAGGCAAGCATCTCAGCTCCACACAGGAGGCTTCGCCGGGCAGCCAAAAAGCTCCAGCCGGACCTCATCTGGAGCCGGTCCCAGCGGCCGCAGCACTCCCCCGTCCCATCACTGCCACAGCCGAGACGGCCTTGAACGCGGCCACCGCATCCTTCCTCCCCAGCGTCTCCCTTGCGGCCGGCTCATCCACAAGCACAGGGCAAGAACCCTCCCGTGACAAATAAacggacccccccctccccgttggaTGTCTGCATCAGAGAAGATGCCAAGGGGCCCTTTATCACGGTCTGCGGAGAAGTGAGGAGACACAGAGCAGATTCCCTTCTGCCACGAGACGCTCCTTGATGTGGGCCCAGCTAGGGCAATTTCCCCCGTCTTCCGTAGTCTGCTGTCACTGTCTCTTTGTACGCACGAGTTTacatactagggatgccagcctcccagaattacagctcatccccagagatcagtacccctggatAAAGTAGATGCTTTGTCGTGGGGACTCTGTGGCaccataccccactgaggtcccacctccaaatctccaggagttccccaatcCGGAACCGGAAACCTACCCGCCCCATACCCCGCTGGTGGGCAGAGAGGACCTGGTGGCCCTAGCCGAAAAACCCTCCTCTGACAATGTTTGTCCAACTCCCAGTGTCCAGTTAGAAGCTCTgttggcccctcccactttctaaaaagcaGCAGGCATCTGGAAAAGGGTCTGCAGGCCCCATGGTGCTCGTGTGGACCATGGTGGGGACCCTTGCTTAAGTGCAAGGCCCAGTAAAATGCCAAGGCCAGAAAGGCAAGGCAGGCTGGAgatgggaggaagagaagctATTGCGTACCCAAGCGAGAAAGCGGCGAGTACAGAGAGCTTTGGGCAGTTTTGCCTTCCACACGAGAGATTCCTTCTCTGAACATCCACAGCTGGAAGGAGACACTGCAGGGCCAGGGCGGGAGCTGCACTGGGATCGGGGGGAATCCAAAGGTGAAGGTGAGAAGACAGGCCAGACGCAACGGCTGGGATCTGGCGCTCATCGAAAGCCCGTGGCACGTTTAACAGAGCAGCACGGCACGTAGCAAGGACCAAAAGCTAGCCCCAGGTGCCGGTTGTCCCTTTACTTACCTTGCCTGCAGCATTGTTTCCCCCAAACGGCCTTCTAAAGCACATGATTGGTCAGACCGCTGGCAGGGTCAGGCAGCAGGAGGGTGCGGGGAACAGGTAGAGACAATCAGGGCGGAAGATGGCTCAGGCAGCCGCCATGGGGAGAGCCAGCTCGGTCTGTAGGCTGCTAGGAGCCCctctgctttcctttcccctctttgtggttcctctcctttccctccaGCCATTCTCCCTTCATCTCCCAGAGGACACCTCTGCCTCTGAATCTCTGTCCTTGAAATTCTGCCTGGGTCGACCCCCTGTATGGGAAGTCGCTAGGTAGGGGGTAACTCAACCTGCCCATGCTATTTCTTCAATTTAAAACACCCCCCCAGCTGTTTTAAACTCAGAAGCTGGCCCGGTGTCCCCTTCATgtccacagtcccccccccttccccagggcttaaagaaatgtgtgtgtatgttgcaTTTCATCTCCCAAATCTTGCACTTCTTATGATGCTCCTGCTGCTGTTCAGCACTGGGAAGGCAGGGGGTGCTGGTGAGCCATCCAAGATCTTTCCTGTCTCATGCACTGGGATGGGGAATCTTCAGGGCTGGAAAGATTTTTACAGCTGTGCCTTCACTTTCCAGCACCTCACAGCAATGCAGGAGCTAGTCTGCAAAGAGAGCTTTCAGGAGCACTGTTGCAACCTGCTATATGTCTCTACAAGGTTCCCCAAACAGAAAAACTCCAAAGCGGAACACAAATAGGCCATGCGGCTTCCAGACCCATCAGAAATCCCATTTCTGACTTGCAACAGGATGTAAATAGCAGATAATtaccctgggaggggaggggaggcactgggGTTCCAAGTCATTGGGGCTcctcaggaagaagaggaggaggaaaagacattttgcacatgctcagaaacaCACTCCTTGTATTTCACACATTCTGCAGACAGTCCCTGGTGACAAAATGAGAGACTCCGATGAAGGCCGGGACAGCAGATACTTTCGATGGCCCCGTACGTGGGAGCAGCCATGTCTCTGAGCAGGTGCAGAGTGCTTTTCCTCTCCTTTGCAACCATTCCCATGGCTCTGTATTCAGTCCCTTGCCTGGAAATCAGTCCTTGATTTTAAGCCCAGTCCTACACTTGAATTAGTTCCTAGACAGAACTGAAAACAGTTTCTGAATAAAGAGGCCGGTATCTGATCTAAGACCCGTCCTGGGTGCAGTTTTTGCCACTGGCATGAGTCCGTGACCCCCGAAGCAGCACAAGACACCGTTATACAAACGCAAGCATTTCCAAAGTCTCTTGACGGAAACCTGGTTCTCTGCCTGGcaaggcctccccccctcccgaccCCCCCCGCCCAATCCGGGTCTCTCGCCAGCCGCACGCCGTCAAACAGAAAAAAACGCCCGTCCAAGCGGAGGAAAGGCTCTAAATAAAACAGAGCGACAAACCGAGACGTATCGCTATCGGAACTTTAAATATATTCCTTTTGGTGATAGAAAAAagtgcccctcccccagtctcctCTCAAAGCGCCTCCCCACGTGCGTCAGCCCAAGTCCTCTCCCTGCGCTTGGTCGCTTCTGGGCTGGGCGGCGTACCTGCCTCCTCCGGCCCCGGGCCCCCGAAGGcggctcctgtcccccccccctctccccccgggTCATCGGCAGGTGTGCATCTCCACCAGGCGGTGGCACTGTTTACACTTCACAAAGCAGCACCAGTGGAACTTGCAGCTGCACCTCTCCACCACCTCCACCTCGTCCGTGTGGAAGCCCCGTCCGCAGCACAGGAGCTCGCAGCCGTCGATGGCCTTGGAGGTCTTGTTGCATTGCCTCCCGCTGGTGCCCAGGACTCCGTTCTTTAAGTCGTGGTCGCAGAAGTCCGGGCTGGAGTCCAGGTAGACCAGGTCCTCGTCCGTGTGCGGCTTGAACTGGGAGTTTTTGGGCACCAGCACTTTGGCGGAGCCGATTTTCCGCTGCTCGACCTCGGTGGCCCCGTCGAATTTCTCCTTCAGCACGTGGCCCACCTTGCGGAAAGGGGGCATGGCTTTCCAGCAGGTCTTCACCTCGCACGACCCCGACACGCCGTGGCACTTGCACTCCACCCGCATGTTGTTGAAGatggcctggggaaggggggaaaggagcagctGTTGGGGGCCCTGATGGAAAGAACGGGATGGGTTGCTCATGCCCGCGCTGCCCCCtgtggggtttctcgacagcacttagagtcatagagttggaagggacctcttgggtcatcttgACACACACATAAACCGGGCACAGGCagcatacagccccccccccttcctaataCACCCTTACCTTCCTTCCCGCTTCATTGTTATGAAGGTTCATGAGCGCCCTGCTTGAGGAAGCGCCTTTGCTTCTTTCCCGGACGTCGACGAAAGACTGGGAAAAGGCCACTCCGTACGCAATGTTGTCAGAACAGCCGGACCACTGGAAGCCTACGGAGGGCAAGGAGCGATTAGGGAGCAGACGGCCGGCATCCCTCGCCGAAGGATCCAGGTTTGGAAAGGCCTGGAGATGTTTGGAATGGAGCCTAAGGAGTGGGGCACAGTGTCATagaaccccaccctcccaaaaaatctccaggggaactgggttCCGTAATCCAGGCGATCTCCTGGttcgacctggaggctggcatccagagATCCCATCTCCCCATCACCCTTTTGGGGGATTGTACCATTCTCAGATGCAGGCGGACGGTTTGAACGCCCCGTTTTGCTTGAAAATCCATACCGACTCCTTGCGTGTTCAAAACCAGGCGTCAAAGTAAACCACAACGGGGAAGCTGGACATCCAATCCCTTCCCCACAGTGTGACGTGGTACAGTCCAACCACGTCAAGAGTGTCGACCGTTTGGGGTAttttcagatcccttctcagtagGGCAGGTTATGCTCCTGAGACTCCCTTGATCAACCACTCCCctccatctacagcaggggtagtcaaactgcggccctccggatgtccacggactacaattcccatgagcccctgccagctggcaggggctcatgggaattgtagtccatggacatccggagggccgcagtttgactacccccggcccACAGCCTTGCCCCTCCCCA contains:
- the WNT4 gene encoding protein Wnt-4 isoform X3, with translation MCKRNLEVMDSVRRGAQLAIEECQFQFRNRRWNCSTLDSLPVFGKVVTQGTREAAFVYAISSAGVAFAVTRACSSGELDKCGCDRTVHGVSPQGFQWSGCSDNIAYGVAFSQSFVDVRERSKGASSSRALMNLHNNEAGRKAIFNNMRVECKCHGVSGSCEVKTCWKAMPPFRKVGHVLKEKFDGATEVEQRKIGSAKVLVPKNSQFKPHTDEDLVYLDSSPDFCDHDLKNGVLGTSGRQCNKTSKAIDGCELLCCGRGFHTDEVEVVERCSCKFHWCCFVKCKQCHRLVEMHTCR
- the WNT4 gene encoding protein Wnt-4 isoform X1, which translates into the protein MSPRYFLRSLLLLILAAFSANASNWLYLAKLSSVGSISEEETCEKLKGLIQRQVQMCKRNLEVMDSVRRGAQLAIEECQFQFRNRRWNCSTLDSLPVFGKVVTQGTREAAFVYAISSAGVAFAVTRACSSGELDKCGCDRTVHGVSPQGFQWSGCSDNIAYGVAFSQSFVDVRERSKGASSSRALMNLHNNEAGRKAIFNNMRVECKCHGVSGSCEVKTCWKAMPPFRKVGHVLKEKFDGATEVEQRKIGSAKVLVPKNSQFKPHTDEDLVYLDSSPDFCDHDLKNGVLGTSGRQCNKTSKAIDGCELLCCGRGFHTDEVEVVERCSCKFHWCCFVKCKQCHRLVEMHTCR
- the WNT4 gene encoding protein Wnt-4 isoform X2, translating into MFCRRCQPDSILHAAGYLAKLSSVGSISEEETCEKLKGLIQRQVQMCKRNLEVMDSVRRGAQLAIEECQFQFRNRRWNCSTLDSLPVFGKVVTQGTREAAFVYAISSAGVAFAVTRACSSGELDKCGCDRTVHGVSPQGFQWSGCSDNIAYGVAFSQSFVDVRERSKGASSSRALMNLHNNEAGRKAIFNNMRVECKCHGVSGSCEVKTCWKAMPPFRKVGHVLKEKFDGATEVEQRKIGSAKVLVPKNSQFKPHTDEDLVYLDSSPDFCDHDLKNGVLGTSGRQCNKTSKAIDGCELLCCGRGFHTDEVEVVERCSCKFHWCCFVKCKQCHRLVEMHTCR